A genomic window from Desulfovibrio intestinalis includes:
- a CDS encoding glycosyltransferase, giving the protein MPKIVHCVFGLGCGGAERLLLTTVEGLHKRGYVDQHVLVADLSTPAMRHYVEAISQYATVYEAPSQADLKDCSIHVPPLLRLLPRRILFNIVRHAVVLQKIAPDIVHVWSDNIYAALGACLVRTPRIVLAWQNMALNVWHKLNILPRKALPRTYLWRALYALLFRWRKDITCLNVSRAAADSYAQWLHLDSRSINVLYPGIGVAQWPRCDAAEVAELKNSLHIASDHAVVIGLMRFDATKRPELWIEVAKRTREQFPNVTFVAFGDGPLREALTPLAARAGVLLPGVGNARNALSMADIMLHTAKTEGFGVVYLEAQLLGVPLVSTNTGGASEAVVDGESALLVAESSNLADDLTAATLRILRDEAWRKRAALRGAAFVKERFSLENMLDHTLGFYGLPPFAR; this is encoded by the coding sequence ATGCCTAAAATTGTGCATTGTGTTTTTGGGCTTGGCTGCGGCGGCGCGGAAAGGCTGCTGCTCACTACGGTCGAGGGCCTCCATAAACGCGGCTATGTGGATCAGCATGTGCTGGTAGCGGATTTGTCCACGCCGGCCATGCGCCACTATGTTGAGGCCATCTCACAGTACGCCACAGTGTACGAAGCGCCTTCCCAGGCAGACCTCAAAGATTGCTCAATCCACGTGCCGCCCTTACTCCGTCTGCTGCCCAGGCGCATATTGTTCAATATTGTCCGGCACGCCGTTGTTCTGCAAAAAATTGCCCCGGATATTGTGCATGTCTGGTCAGACAATATCTATGCCGCGCTGGGGGCCTGCCTCGTCAGGACGCCCAGAATTGTTCTGGCGTGGCAGAATATGGCGCTCAACGTCTGGCACAAGCTGAATATCCTCCCGCGCAAGGCCTTGCCGCGCACATATCTTTGGCGCGCTCTCTACGCCCTGTTGTTCCGCTGGCGCAAGGACATCACGTGCCTTAACGTCAGCCGCGCCGCAGCGGATTCCTACGCCCAGTGGCTGCATCTCGACAGCAGATCCATCAATGTGCTGTATCCTGGCATTGGCGTTGCGCAGTGGCCCCGCTGTGATGCTGCGGAAGTTGCGGAGCTAAAAAACTCCTTGCACATTGCCTCAGACCACGCGGTTGTTATTGGATTGATGCGCTTTGACGCGACCAAGCGCCCAGAGCTGTGGATTGAGGTTGCAAAGCGCACCAGAGAGCAGTTTCCCAACGTGACCTTTGTGGCTTTTGGCGACGGCCCGTTGCGCGAGGCGCTCACCCCCCTGGCCGCCCGCGCAGGCGTTTTGTTGCCGGGGGTGGGTAACGCCCGCAACGCCCTGTCTATGGCGGACATCATGCTGCACACGGCTAAAACTGAAGGCTTTGGTGTTGTCTACCTTGAGGCCCAGTTGTTGGGTGTGCCGCTTGTGTCCACAAATACGGGCGGCGCGTCAGAGGCCGTTGTGGACGGCGAAAGCGCCCTGCTGGTGGCAGAAAGCAGCAACCTGGCCGACGACCTCACTGCGGCGACCCTGCGCATCTTGCGGGATGAGGCCTGGCGCAAACGCGCCGCCTTGCGTGGGGCGGCATTTGTAAAAGAGCGCTTCTCGTTGGAAAACATGCTCGACCACACCCTGGGTTTTTACGGTCTGCCACCTTTTGCGCGGTAA
- a CDS encoding ERF family protein: MTPYQSENITELAKALLNVQRTMQPIVKDAENPFTKSWYASLNSVMDACRDALIENGIWLCQYPVPVEQPNSLGLVTKLTHAESGQWQSSLAVVPLPKADPQGMGSAMTYCRRYALTAMLGMVTEDDDGEGARTGRKTPSRPKLPINASEARKVGSPDANIKSKSPATSNRPTANLEKLPPLEGITYQQVTAQDGRPCIIASGNTQAKKELLTGAGFRWNPHRKLWWKYVDAA; this comes from the coding sequence ATGACCCCATACCAATCTGAAAACATCACCGAACTGGCCAAGGCTTTGCTCAACGTGCAACGAACCATGCAACCCATAGTTAAGGATGCTGAAAATCCTTTCACCAAAAGCTGGTACGCCAGCCTCAACAGCGTCATGGATGCCTGTCGTGATGCGCTCATCGAAAACGGCATATGGCTGTGTCAGTATCCTGTGCCAGTGGAGCAGCCCAACTCTCTCGGGCTGGTTACCAAGCTGACCCATGCGGAATCAGGTCAATGGCAAAGTTCCCTTGCTGTTGTTCCCCTGCCAAAGGCCGACCCGCAGGGCATGGGATCGGCCATGACCTATTGCCGTCGCTACGCTCTAACCGCCATGTTGGGCATGGTCACGGAAGATGATGACGGCGAGGGAGCGAGAACTGGCCGAAAAACGCCCTCACGTCCGAAATTACCCATAAACGCCTCTGAGGCGCGAAAAGTGGGTTCTCCCGATGCCAACATCAAAAGCAAGTCTCCAGCCACCTCAAATCGACCAACAGCCAACCTTGAAAAGCTTCCTCCGCTGGAGGGCATAACCTACCAGCAGGTCACGGCCCAGGACGGGCGGCCCTGCATCATTGCCAGCGGCAACACGCAGGCCAAAAAGGAATTGCTCACAGGTGCAGGCTTCCGCTGGAACCCGCATAGAAAATTGTGGTGGAAGTATGTTGATGCCGCATAG
- a CDS encoding glycosyltransferase encodes MQNTTLFLVTHRFPYGEGETFLQDEIPYLLEAGFRVSILPVSRASGRRALPAGVEVSDALVLTPRQKCAYMLRYGLGRLFWQEVLSGAVPFNARALARLAYACATVRVHKERLRAMLTAEENAGRKGVFYTYWFTPTTCACAGSHAPVVTRAHGNDIFPEQNASGYIPLCRWRATLPDMVVPCSRQGAATLEAQGVPPQRLAVSYLGVPEAEPQLRIPSPNERILLSCSSAVAIKRLDLLAERVRQYALARPECACVWHHVGGGELLAPLAEYCKNHLQGVANLQYVLHGQMPVDAVRAFMNTTAVDALVNVSASEGVPVSMMEALHAGIPIIGTAVGGIAELVTPDVGMLLPADANAEAFNAAVDALPRFKSPAARAAIVQAGRQRFSSANNYRNFCSQVLLPLVVAPPLLCPGDNCDPR; translated from the coding sequence ATGCAAAATACAACGCTGTTTCTTGTTACGCACCGCTTCCCATACGGAGAAGGCGAGACATTTCTGCAGGATGAAATCCCCTACCTGCTGGAGGCGGGCTTTCGCGTCTCCATTTTGCCCGTAAGCCGGGCCAGCGGGCGTCGTGCCTTGCCTGCGGGGGTGGAGGTGTCGGATGCCCTTGTACTCACCCCCCGGCAAAAATGTGCGTACATGCTGCGTTACGGGCTTGGGCGGCTGTTTTGGCAGGAGGTTCTGTCCGGGGCTGTGCCGTTCAACGCGCGCGCTCTGGCGCGTCTGGCCTATGCCTGCGCGACGGTGCGGGTACACAAAGAACGGCTGCGGGCCATGCTGACGGCAGAAGAAAACGCTGGGCGCAAAGGGGTATTTTATACGTACTGGTTCACGCCCACAACTTGCGCCTGCGCGGGCAGCCATGCTCCTGTGGTAACGAGAGCGCACGGCAATGATATTTTTCCAGAGCAAAATGCCAGCGGTTATATCCCCCTTTGCCGATGGCGCGCCACGCTTCCTGACATGGTTGTGCCCTGCTCGCGGCAGGGCGCGGCGACGCTTGAGGCCCAGGGCGTCCCCCCGCAGAGGCTTGCGGTCAGTTATCTGGGCGTACCGGAGGCCGAGCCGCAACTGCGTATTCCTTCCCCCAACGAGCGTATTCTGCTTTCGTGCAGTTCGGCCGTCGCCATCAAGCGGCTGGATCTGTTGGCCGAGCGGGTGCGCCAATATGCTTTGGCCAGGCCGGAATGCGCATGCGTATGGCACCACGTGGGCGGCGGTGAGTTGCTGGCGCCCCTTGCCGAATACTGCAAGAATCACCTGCAGGGCGTTGCCAATCTGCAATATGTGCTGCACGGGCAAATGCCCGTGGATGCTGTGCGGGCCTTTATGAATACCACGGCTGTGGACGCGCTGGTAAACGTCAGCGCTTCAGAGGGGGTTCCGGTGAGCATGATGGAGGCTCTTCATGCGGGCATACCCATAATTGGCACGGCTGTGGGCGGCATTGCGGAACTGGTTACACCGGATGTCGGGATGCTGCTGCCAGCGGATGCCAACGCGGAGGCCTTTAATGCCGCTGTGGATGCGCTGCCCCGTTTTAAAAGTCCTGCGGCCCGTGCCGCTATTGTTCAGGCTGGCCGACAGCGTTTTTCATCTGCAAACAACTACCGTAATTTTTGCAGCCAGGTGCTGCTGCCGCTTGTAGTGGCCCCTCCTCTTCTATGTCCTGGCGATAATTGCGATCCCCGGTGA
- a CDS encoding type II toxin-antitoxin system RelE/ParE family toxin, producing MNLIWSPQSLEDRKQIYAFIFEHDNQAADALDDLFDNQANRLLTFSEMGKPGRIKGTRELVVHKHYLLVYTCSPGAIRVVTVLHTSRQYPA from the coding sequence ATGAATCTGATCTGGTCTCCTCAATCCCTAGAAGACCGAAAACAGATTTATGCTTTCATCTTTGAACATGATAATCAGGCTGCGGATGCATTGGATGACTTGTTCGACAATCAGGCCAATCGGCTGCTGACGTTTTCTGAAATGGGTAAACCAGGACGTATAAAGGGGACTCGCGAACTTGTTGTCCATAAACACTATTTGCTTGTGTATACATGTTCACCGGGTGCGATACGCGTTGTAACCGTTCTGCACACATCGCGGCAGTACCCAGCCTGA